One window of Aricia agestis chromosome 20, ilAriAges1.1, whole genome shotgun sequence genomic DNA carries:
- the LOC121736972 gene encoding trimeric intracellular cation channel type 1B.1 codes for MDPEAFLDLANQVIKLKMYPYFDIAHSLLCALAVREDLGAGAQAFSRKHPLACWLSTMLVIFAGGMVANGLLGEPILAPLKNTPQLVIGTVTWYIVFYTPFDIGYKVGKFLPVKIVASVMKEIYRAKKVYDGVTHAAKLYPSAYVIMVIVGTLKGNGAGFTKLIERLVRGAWTPTAMETMQPSFYTKASLVASVIFVLDKKTDLISAPHALVYFGIVIFFVYFKLSSILLGIHDPFVPFENLFSALFLGGIWDSLAKILGKGQPKEDSKDAKKTN; via the exons aTGGATCCCGAAGCCTTCTTGGACCTGGCCAACCAGGTCATAAAACTCAAAATGTATCCATACTTCGATATAGCACATTCTTTGTTGTGTGCCCTAGCCGTACGAGAGGATTTAGGAGCAG gTGCACAAGCTTTCTCCCGCAAACATCCTCTGGCATGTTGGCTATCCACGATGCTGGTGATATTCGCCGGAGGCATGGTAGCCAATGGTCTACTAGGAGAGCCCATACTGGCGCCGCTGAAGAACACACCACAACTGGTCATCGGCACAGTCACGTG gTACATAGTATTTTACACACCATTTGACATAGGGTACAAAGTGGGTAAGTTCTTGCCTGTAAAAATAGTTGCAAGTGTCATGAAAGAGATCTACAGGGCAAAGAAAGTGTACGATGGTGTCACACATGCTGCCAAGCTGTATCCTAGTGCCTACGTCATAATGGTCATTGTTG GTACCCTCAAAGGCAATGGAGCTGGGTTTACCAAGCTAATAGAGAGATTGGTACGAGGAGCGTGGACTCCCACAGCCATGGAGACAATGCAGCCAAGCTT TTACACAAAGGCGTCTCTAGTTGCGTCTGTGATCTTCGTGTTGGACAAAAAGACTGATCTCATCTCAGCGCCCCACGCGCTTGTTTACTTCGGCATTGTCATATTCTTCGTCTACTTCAAG cTATCATCGATTCTACTCGGCATCCACGATCCATTTGTGCCATTCGAAAACCTGTTCAGTGCGCTGTTCCTGGGCGGAATCTGGGACTCACTCGCCAAGATCCTTGGCAAAGGACAACCGAAGGAGGACTCGAAAGACGCCAAAAAAACTAATTAG